The Petrocella atlantisensis genome has a window encoding:
- a CDS encoding sulfurtransferase TusA family protein yields the protein MEKVNCFGDFCPIPLLKARKSFDQLAIGESFMLVSDHSCTVDSIEEYFAHRPCSISVDEPINGVYEITLTKL from the coding sequence ATGGAAAAAGTAAATTGTTTTGGTGATTTTTGTCCCATTCCATTACTTAAAGCACGTAAAAGCTTCGACCAATTGGCAATTGGTGAAAGCTTCATGTTGGTGTCTGATCATAGCTGTACTGTTGATTCCATTGAAGAATATTTTGCCCATAGACCTTGTTCTATCTCTGTTGATGAGCCTATTAATGGTGTTTACGAAATCACCCTAACCAAGCTATAA
- the rffA gene encoding dTDP-4-amino-4,6-dideoxygalactose transaminase yields the protein MIEYKKPYLLDQSLRYVEDAMRCSNGSGDGRYTEECETWIKNKLGVEHVTMTTSCSHALELALHVIELGQEDEVILPSYTYPSTANAVLLAGGKVVFSQVEPKHLTLDPAKLEAKITSKTKAIIVVHYGGICCKMDEIMFIAKKHHLVVIEDGAQSFLSKYKGRYAGTLGDFACLSFHGTKDVVAGEGGALLFHDDRYAAKVTMFRQKGTNQTAYKKGLVDFYEWKTKGSSYGPSDILMAMLLGQLELSQEIIECNKKTFENYENHFKNKKYEGLESYSRQSNYGSHNGHLFYLIFKEVEQASAFITYMDKEKIQVLTHYIPLCESEMGKKLVGESLGYDIEKDLGKRLVRLPLHPVLTEKQQAYILHHTDSFFRRLI from the coding sequence ATGATTGAATATAAGAAGCCGTATTTATTAGACCAATCCTTGAGATATGTAGAAGACGCCATGCGTTGTTCTAATGGATCAGGAGATGGGAGATATACAGAAGAATGTGAGACATGGATTAAGAACAAGTTAGGTGTGGAACATGTTACTATGACCACATCTTGTTCCCATGCTTTAGAATTAGCTCTACATGTTATAGAACTAGGTCAAGAAGATGAAGTTATATTACCCTCCTATACATATCCTTCCACAGCAAATGCCGTGTTACTGGCTGGCGGAAAAGTTGTTTTTTCACAAGTAGAGCCGAAACATCTAACCTTGGATCCTGCAAAATTGGAAGCCAAGATTACTTCAAAAACAAAGGCCATCATTGTGGTCCACTATGGTGGAATTTGTTGTAAGATGGATGAAATTATGTTCATAGCCAAAAAGCATCATTTGGTGGTCATAGAAGATGGCGCTCAAAGTTTTTTGAGTAAATACAAAGGCCGTTATGCCGGTACACTTGGAGATTTTGCCTGTTTGAGCTTTCATGGTACTAAGGATGTGGTTGCTGGAGAAGGCGGAGCACTATTATTTCATGATGATAGATATGCTGCAAAGGTTACTATGTTTAGACAAAAAGGTACCAATCAGACAGCCTATAAAAAAGGTCTGGTTGACTTCTATGAATGGAAAACAAAAGGTTCCAGCTATGGCCCATCTGACATACTTATGGCTATGCTGTTAGGGCAATTGGAACTCAGTCAAGAAATCATAGAATGTAACAAAAAAACCTTTGAGAACTATGAAAACCATTTTAAGAATAAAAAGTATGAAGGACTAGAAAGCTACAGTAGGCAATCGAACTATGGAAGCCATAATGGTCATTTATTCTATCTCATATTCAAAGAAGTAGAACAAGCTTCTGCCTTTATAACCTATATGGATAAAGAAAAGATTCAAGTATTAACCCATTATATACCTCTTTGCGAAAGTGAAATGGGAAAGAAACTCGTAGGAGAATCACTGGGATATGACATTGAGAAAGATCTGGGTAAAAGGTTGGTAAGGCTGCCTCTTCACCCTGTACTGACTGAAAAACAACAAGCATATATATTGCATCATACGGACTCATTTTTTAGGAGGTTAATATGA
- a CDS encoding glycosyltransferase: MISIVIPTYNRAGHLKNLYFKLDEAMIHMGESYELILVDDASKDDTAEVIREICKMSRQVKGVILTYNVGQQNATLAGIRHASHEVVVTLDDDLKYDPATINQLLDVYNQGYDVVYGIVKEVKRKKIRRLGTAVKEMLLFLLCKKPKEVQLTSYKVMGGSILDHIRSDAHEKVYLSARLLQKTNNIINVEVASNKEHLATTYSLRQLIRLTFTIVKYYGPKLTHQNHQKDMNKRTQYVIKELV; encoded by the coding sequence ATGATTTCTATTGTTATACCGACATATAATCGAGCAGGTCATTTGAAAAATCTATATTTCAAACTGGATGAGGCAATGATTCATATGGGTGAAAGCTATGAGTTAATATTAGTAGACGATGCCAGCAAGGATGACACAGCGGAAGTGATTAGAGAAATCTGTAAAATGAGCCGGCAGGTAAAGGGCGTTATTTTGACGTATAATGTTGGACAACAAAATGCAACCCTTGCCGGCATTCGTCATGCTTCACATGAAGTCGTTGTAACCCTGGATGATGATTTGAAATATGACCCGGCGACCATTAATCAGTTACTTGACGTCTATAATCAAGGTTATGATGTTGTATATGGCATAGTAAAAGAAGTGAAAAGGAAAAAAATCAGAAGGCTTGGAACGGCAGTAAAGGAAATGTTGCTCTTTCTACTTTGCAAAAAACCAAAAGAGGTTCAACTGACCAGTTACAAAGTTATGGGCGGATCAATACTGGATCATATCCGTAGCGACGCGCATGAAAAAGTCTACCTGTCAGCCCGATTATTACAGAAAACAAATAATATCATAAACGTTGAGGTAGCATCTAATAAAGAACATCTAGCAACCACCTATAGTCTTCGTCAACTGATTCGCTTGACCTTTACTATAGTAAAATATTATGGACCTAAGTTGACTCATCAGAATCATCAAAAAGATATGAATAAAAGAACACAGTACGTCATTAAGGAGCTTGTTTAA
- a CDS encoding ATP-grasp domain-containing protein, with amino-acid sequence MKLMCLGASRAQLSCIKKAKEMGISVITCDYLENAVGHDSSDLSVYVSTFDYKNVLKAARIQAIDGIMTMGTDQPVYTAAYVAEHLGLPTMISEETAFSVTNKIKMKQIFLDSKIPTVDYRIYEKGIHEDDLDDLPYPVVVKPIDSQGQRGIYYLESKNAVIEYYENVVQHSRDRRILVETYYEHDEITVSGWVQDDNLTVLSITDRVTFKDKERIGICLSHEFPSKHMFTHGDRIIELSSHIVKAFNIHNGPIYFQLMLGAKGLYVNEIACRIGGAYEGSFIPHITKFDIVKAQIEQSLNQSLNQSLNQDKVDIKPLNYQVLENKAFLSVQLFFCKPCIIHHMPSEKEIMELEGVLEVGFNYKTGDQVQPIENATARIGYVIVEGPSKKELEKRLIKLYEKLTILDEHGVNQIIHRKIKG; translated from the coding sequence ATGAAATTAATGTGTCTTGGCGCCTCTAGGGCTCAGCTAAGTTGTATAAAAAAAGCAAAAGAGATGGGTATCTCTGTTATTACTTGTGATTATCTTGAAAATGCTGTCGGTCATGATAGCAGCGACTTATCCGTATATGTGAGTACCTTTGATTATAAGAATGTGCTTAAGGCAGCAAGGATTCAGGCCATAGACGGTATCATGACCATGGGAACAGATCAACCGGTATATACAGCAGCATACGTGGCAGAACATCTGGGCTTACCGACTATGATTTCTGAAGAAACAGCCTTTTCAGTAACCAATAAGATTAAAATGAAACAGATTTTTCTTGATTCGAAGATACCAACAGTTGATTATAGAATCTATGAAAAAGGTATACATGAAGATGATTTAGATGATTTGCCCTATCCTGTAGTGGTTAAGCCCATTGATTCTCAAGGTCAAAGAGGCATCTATTATCTAGAAAGTAAAAATGCGGTTATAGAGTATTATGAAAATGTTGTTCAACATAGCAGAGATCGTAGAATTCTTGTTGAAACTTACTACGAACATGATGAGATCACGGTTAGTGGATGGGTTCAAGACGATAATCTAACAGTTCTATCCATAACAGATCGTGTAACCTTTAAAGATAAAGAGCGAATTGGTATTTGCCTATCTCATGAATTTCCTTCAAAACATATGTTTACCCATGGCGATAGAATTATAGAATTATCGTCCCACATCGTAAAAGCTTTTAATATCCATAACGGCCCGATTTATTTTCAACTGATGCTTGGAGCGAAAGGTCTATATGTTAATGAAATAGCTTGTCGCATCGGTGGTGCCTATGAAGGCAGCTTTATTCCTCACATTACCAAATTTGACATTGTGAAGGCACAGATTGAGCAATCATTAAATCAATCATTAAATCAATCATTAAATCAAGATAAAGTGGATATCAAGCCATTGAATTATCAAGTTTTAGAGAATAAAGCATTTTTATCCGTACAATTATTTTTCTGCAAACCATGTATAATTCACCATATGCCTTCAGAAAAAGAGATTATGGAATTGGAAGGCGTCCTTGAAGTGGGTTTTAATTATAAGACTGGGGATCAGGTTCAACCTATAGAAAATGCAACAGCAAGAATCGGCTATGTGATTGTAGAAGGTCCGTCTAAAAAGGAACTGGAAAAACGTTTGATAAAACTATATGAAAAACTGACGATTCTTGATGAACATGGGGTGAATCAAATCATCCATAGAAAAATAAAGGGATAA
- a CDS encoding ABC transporter substrate-binding protein: MKKLMVIILSIIMGLSGCNHQTSDEIVIAEQYGLAYAPLQIMKVKGFLEDELKGDTVVKWVKLANTAAIREAMLSDQLDVGFMGIPPFLIGVDQEMPWKIMTGLSQSPVGLITDHPSINNLEDLIYKGQIALPQPGSIQHILLAMALKDQIGESDLLDQQLIAMNHPEGYQALIGETQVIAQFTTPPYLFDGLKTNGIHMILSGEEAMGAPFTFIVGVCQENFYEEEASYKSFLRALDRAYIFMEDEKSETLAILSESYGLEEDILESYLYEMDMVYDREVLGVERFIAFMREEGYISKDIRQDDVLWD, translated from the coding sequence ATGAAAAAATTAATGGTTATCATTTTAAGCATTATTATGGGGTTGAGTGGTTGTAATCATCAAACATCGGATGAAATTGTTATTGCAGAGCAATATGGATTGGCATATGCGCCGCTTCAAATCATGAAAGTAAAAGGTTTCCTAGAAGATGAATTAAAAGGTGATACAGTTGTAAAATGGGTTAAGTTAGCAAATACTGCAGCCATTAGAGAGGCCATGCTTTCAGATCAACTGGATGTTGGGTTTATGGGTATTCCGCCATTCCTAATAGGTGTTGATCAGGAGATGCCATGGAAGATAATGACAGGCTTATCACAGAGTCCTGTTGGCTTAATAACGGATCATCCCTCCATCAATAATCTAGAAGACCTCATTTATAAAGGTCAGATAGCACTACCGCAACCTGGTAGCATTCAACATATATTATTGGCTATGGCCTTAAAAGATCAAATAGGGGAAAGTGATCTACTGGATCAACAATTGATTGCTATGAACCATCCGGAAGGTTATCAAGCACTAATAGGCGAGACCCAAGTCATTGCACAATTTACCACACCACCTTATTTATTTGATGGCTTAAAGACAAACGGTATTCATATGATACTCAGTGGTGAAGAAGCAATGGGAGCACCCTTTACCTTTATCGTAGGGGTTTGCCAAGAAAATTTTTATGAAGAAGAAGCATCCTATAAAAGCTTTCTTAGAGCATTAGACCGCGCCTATATATTTATGGAGGATGAGAAAAGTGAGACTTTAGCCATTCTTTCAGAAAGTTACGGTTTGGAGGAAGATATTCTAGAAAGCTATCTGTATGAAATGGATATGGTATATGACAGAGAAGTGTTAGGTGTGGAGCGCTTCATAGCTTTTATGAGGGAAGAAGGGTATATAAGTAAAGATATAAGACAGGATGATGTGTTATGGGATTGA
- a CDS encoding ABC transporter permease, which translates to MGLKKPLDKVNQHMLKGLWVIIGLVLWEVIVRLQWVNPLLMPSLTKIIKKLLGEIIHGSLLLQAFQSVMLIFLALLLGLVIALIMAYLDYFSEIYRSLFEWLASALNPLPGVALLPIVIMWTGVGLKAVFAIIMHGVVWSLYLNIKTGFNEVDDAYIEVAKNHGASHWQMFHYVLLPNSIQATITGLRIGWSRGWRALISAEMIFGAISTIGGIGWYLYERRSFMDSAGMYAGVVLVVLIGLLVEQFIFDRWLVNLYDKQ; encoded by the coding sequence ATGGGATTGAAGAAGCCATTAGATAAAGTTAATCAGCATATGTTAAAAGGTTTGTGGGTCATTATTGGATTGGTCTTATGGGAAGTGATTGTAAGGCTTCAATGGGTGAACCCATTACTTATGCCTTCTCTTACAAAGATAATAAAAAAGCTACTTGGTGAGATTATTCATGGAAGCCTATTATTACAGGCGTTTCAGTCTGTTATGTTGATATTCTTAGCTTTACTTTTAGGTCTAGTGATTGCATTGATTATGGCATACTTGGATTATTTCAGTGAAATATATAGAAGTCTTTTTGAATGGCTGGCTTCCGCATTAAATCCGCTACCGGGAGTAGCCTTGTTGCCCATCGTTATTATGTGGACCGGTGTAGGGCTTAAAGCAGTATTTGCCATTATTATGCATGGTGTGGTATGGTCTCTGTATTTGAATATTAAAACCGGCTTCAATGAAGTAGACGATGCTTATATTGAGGTGGCGAAAAACCATGGTGCGAGTCATTGGCAGATGTTTCATTATGTTTTATTACCCAATAGCATTCAAGCAACGATAACAGGACTGCGAATAGGGTGGTCGAGAGGTTGGCGTGCACTCATTAGTGCAGAAATGATTTTTGGTGCCATCAGTACCATAGGTGGAATTGGTTGGTATTTGTACGAAAGAAGATCTTTTATGGACAGTGCCGGTATGTATGCCGGTGTTGTATTGGTCGTATTAATTGGGCTTTTGGTGGAACAATTTATTTTTGATCGGTGGCTGGTAAATCTATATGATAAACAATGA
- a CDS encoding ArnT family glycosyltransferase, whose translation MTTQKYSRLFSYFYIASFFLFHLSTLTIYPLVHSDETWLAGLSMTYMKARSIFVTEPFFDLMPRQAHAIKSLFHLVQIPFIHFFGYDLFSVRFISLLAGTLILIMMHIYLHRRFTSPIMNTLCLIFFSLNIQFIYASHFARQEIILFAILTLLYVLYRTSKLTPVTKIWVVGILSGISIGIHPNAFIVAVMLFPIILSDGIFHVIKYRLVVLYGFILSFFAILYTLISLIGNPDFFKDYWNFGATLGVNADPFIRFKHFIEFFLKLYTQNSGTYYLPDLRYLLILGSVVIFISIILLITSYKYPQKSTVTYYRDGLTMTLGFLLSLFIIGRYNPTSILFVMFPLSILLFELMSSAFIKPRWSYGIILVLIIINISMNVHEFDSVKLADYNRYEKELQNHLPKEAIILGNLSSGFVFKDYVFYDIRNLAYLEDLSLETYIRDRNIDTIIYYESYDYIHRNPQWQILYGSDEGYYHELEEILSNYGTPLHTFEDAYYGTRIIRYMGDYPWKVIVYHIDLPATDQK comes from the coding sequence ATGACAACACAAAAATATTCTCGTTTGTTCTCCTATTTTTATATAGCTTCTTTCTTTTTATTCCATTTGAGTACTCTAACGATCTATCCATTGGTTCATTCTGATGAAACATGGTTAGCCGGTTTGTCTATGACCTATATGAAAGCTCGGTCCATTTTTGTAACTGAACCTTTTTTTGATCTTATGCCACGACAAGCCCATGCCATTAAAAGTCTATTTCATCTCGTTCAGATACCTTTTATTCATTTTTTCGGTTATGACCTTTTTAGTGTTCGCTTCATCAGTCTCTTAGCCGGTACTCTGATTTTGATTATGATGCATATCTACTTACACCGTCGCTTTACTAGCCCTATTATGAATACTTTATGTCTCATCTTTTTCTCTTTGAACATTCAATTTATTTATGCCAGTCACTTTGCAAGACAGGAAATTATCCTTTTTGCTATATTAACCTTGTTGTATGTGTTGTATAGGACTTCTAAGCTTACACCTGTTACAAAAATATGGGTTGTAGGGATCCTATCCGGCATAAGTATTGGCATACACCCCAACGCTTTTATTGTCGCTGTTATGCTCTTTCCTATAATTCTATCTGATGGTATCTTTCATGTTATTAAGTACCGTTTGGTGGTCCTCTATGGTTTCATTCTATCTTTCTTTGCCATTTTATATACCTTAATAAGCCTGATTGGGAATCCTGATTTTTTTAAGGACTACTGGAACTTTGGGGCCACTTTAGGTGTTAATGCTGACCCTTTTATAAGATTTAAACATTTTATAGAATTCTTCCTCAAACTATATACCCAAAATAGTGGCACTTACTATCTTCCTGATCTAAGGTATTTACTCATTCTAGGCAGTGTCGTTATCTTCATATCCATCATCCTATTAATAACCTCCTATAAGTATCCTCAAAAAAGCACTGTTACATACTATAGAGACGGTCTTACTATGACCCTTGGGTTTCTACTTAGTCTTTTCATCATCGGTCGTTATAACCCAACCTCCATACTTTTTGTTATGTTCCCCCTAAGCATTCTGCTGTTTGAACTTATGTCTTCGGCGTTTATTAAGCCGCGTTGGTCTTATGGGATTATTCTAGTTCTTATCATTATAAATATATCCATGAATGTCCATGAATTTGATAGTGTTAAGTTAGCGGACTATAACCGCTACGAAAAAGAACTCCAGAACCATCTTCCGAAAGAGGCTATCATTCTGGGTAATCTAAGTAGCGGCTTTGTTTTTAAGGATTATGTTTTCTATGATATTAGGAATCTTGCCTATTTAGAAGACCTGTCTCTGGAAACTTATATAAGAGATCGAAACATCGATACCATCATTTATTATGAATCTTATGATTATATTCACCGCAATCCACAGTGGCAGATCCTCTATGGCTCGGATGAAGGGTATTACCATGAACTTGAAGAGATTTTGTCAAATTACGGTACACCCCTACATACTTTTGAAGATGCTTATTATGGTACTAGAATTATACGGTATATGGGTGACTATCCTTGGAAGGTCATTGTTTATCATATAGATTTACCAGCCACCGATCAAAAATAA
- a CDS encoding sulfurtransferase, with product MTITARRLIAIVGTFILMMSFVGCNKTSYDQNENIIEANLLKERLSDVETIVIDARSQEDYEKGHMVGAIHLAPEALTVSEPVPGLIAPLETVEAVLSSKGIKNDSKIYIYDNKEGIYAARLWWVLKIHGHQDVKVINNGEKAIVQNGFELTLDVPEITPSTYQAAPMDESMIATMEDVLRVVEGESEGVIIDTRSMAEYDEGAVPGAILFPHTKNLYTDGSFKSPRDVYLDYNDLGIKREDAVIVYCKSSVRATQTALLLKEAGFTDVKVYDGAWLEWSTKDTPKTEKSEEVVPSTQDAS from the coding sequence ATGACAATCACCGCAAGAAGACTGATTGCAATCGTAGGAACCTTCATTTTGATGATGTCTTTTGTAGGATGTAATAAGACATCTTATGATCAAAATGAAAACATTATTGAGGCCAACCTTTTAAAGGAAAGGCTTTCAGATGTGGAGACCATTGTAATTGATGCCAGGAGTCAAGAAGATTATGAGAAGGGCCATATGGTTGGAGCAATTCATCTGGCACCGGAAGCATTAACAGTGTCAGAACCGGTACCCGGTTTGATTGCACCTCTAGAAACTGTTGAAGCGGTTCTAAGTTCAAAAGGCATTAAAAATGATTCAAAGATTTATATCTATGATAACAAGGAAGGCATCTATGCAGCAAGACTTTGGTGGGTGTTAAAAATTCACGGTCATCAAGATGTAAAAGTTATCAACAACGGTGAAAAAGCTATAGTACAAAATGGTTTTGAGTTAACATTGGATGTACCGGAAATCACACCAAGTACGTATCAAGCAGCACCAATGGATGAAAGCATGATTGCTACGATGGAAGATGTGCTTCGTGTCGTAGAAGGCGAATCAGAGGGTGTCATTATTGATACAAGAAGCATGGCAGAATATGATGAAGGTGCCGTTCCGGGTGCGATATTATTTCCTCATACAAAGAACCTCTATACAGACGGAAGTTTCAAGTCTCCAAGAGATGTTTATCTAGATTATAATGATCTTGGTATTAAAAGAGAGGATGCTGTTATTGTATATTGTAAATCTTCTGTACGAGCGACACAGACAGCACTATTGCTTAAAGAGGCTGGTTTTACAGATGTTAAAGTCTACGATGGTGCATGGCTAGAATGGTCAACAAAAGACACGCCTAAGACAGAGAAAAGTGAAGAAGTAGTTCCATCAACACAAGATGCATCATAA
- a CDS encoding rhodanese-like domain-containing protein produces MKVLNKLIMMLLVLAMVVSLGACGAKTEEAETMDLTPDATVETEVAEVETDDAAVETEEVESTTSIDEIAIAYFENMPEHIYKIDQKEMVERVVAGDEMVIVDIRSAADYEAGHLKGAVNVPWGPAIGEQLTMIPQDKEVMIYCYTGQTAGQAVMTLNAAGINARSVNLGWNLGLSKVEGIEGVTETDVNTFGSETYEVDPVVEEAIKAYYNGLADVADSVFKNYKISEADLAAMIENEEDFYLISNRSAEDFAKGHIQGAVNIPFNKELMSNISDVPKDKKIVVYCYSGQTAGQTTAAMRLMGYDIVSLNGGAGVAANPDMGWINKGYALVTE; encoded by the coding sequence ATGAAAGTATTGAACAAATTAATAATGATGTTATTGGTATTGGCTATGGTTGTTAGTTTAGGTGCCTGCGGTGCGAAAACAGAAGAAGCAGAGACAATGGATCTAACACCGGATGCGACAGTCGAAACAGAAGTGGCAGAAGTTGAAACAGATGACGCTGCAGTAGAAACAGAAGAAGTTGAGAGTACAACAAGTATAGATGAAATCGCCATAGCATATTTTGAGAATATGCCTGAGCACATCTACAAAATTGATCAAAAAGAAATGGTTGAACGTGTTGTAGCCGGTGATGAAATGGTTATCGTAGATATTCGTTCAGCAGCTGATTACGAAGCAGGTCATTTGAAAGGTGCTGTTAATGTGCCTTGGGGACCAGCTATAGGCGAACAATTAACTATGATTCCTCAAGATAAAGAAGTCATGATTTATTGTTATACAGGCCAAACAGCAGGACAAGCGGTTATGACATTAAATGCAGCCGGTATCAATGCAAGAAGTGTTAATCTTGGTTGGAATCTTGGGTTATCAAAAGTTGAAGGCATTGAAGGCGTTACAGAAACAGATGTTAATACTTTTGGAAGTGAAACTTACGAGGTTGATCCAGTTGTTGAAGAAGCGATTAAAGCTTATTACAACGGACTTGCTGATGTAGCAGACAGTGTATTTAAGAATTATAAGATTTCTGAAGCGGATTTGGCAGCTATGATAGAAAACGAAGAAGATTTTTACCTTATTTCTAACAGAAGTGCGGAAGATTTTGCAAAAGGTCATATTCAAGGAGCTGTGAATATTCCTTTTAATAAAGAATTAATGAGTAACATCAGTGATGTTCCTAAAGATAAGAAAATAGTTGTATATTGCTATTCTGGCCAAACAGCTGGTCAAACAACGGCAGCTATGAGACTTATGGGTTATGATATTGTATCACTTAATGGTGGTGCAGGTGTTGCGGCTAATCCTGATATGGGTTGGATTAACAAAGGTTATGCGTTAGTCACAGAATAA